One window of Lawsonibacter asaccharolyticus genomic DNA carries:
- a CDS encoding sigma-70 region 2 — MTDYQNELVMEHLDLVNWVIRTRISVPNRPLLTYDDFYAIGCEAICRAALKYQADSGEFAPFACRYIYNAIIDHCRAMNYRLQRSVDAGAEEGEVFFDLLAHTTVDFEAEVTDDSAMAALRACKEKYQGVARKGVEAIELKLQGYESVEIANLYGTTVNNVNAWISRARSKLRNEPALMGILC, encoded by the coding sequence ATGACTGATTATCAGAATGAGCTTGTAATGGAACATCTGGATCTGGTCAACTGGGTCATCCGAACCAGAATCTCAGTTCCCAACAGACCGCTATTGACCTATGATGACTTCTATGCCATCGGTTGTGAGGCCATCTGCCGTGCCGCTTTGAAGTACCAGGCGGATAGCGGCGAATTCGCGCCCTTCGCTTGTCGGTATATCTACAATGCCATTATCGATCACTGCCGTGCGATGAATTACCGACTCCAGAGAAGTGTAGATGCAGGCGCTGAAGAGGGCGAGGTGTTCTTTGATCTGCTTGCCCATACCACCGTTGACTTCGAGGCAGAGGTCACTGACGATTCCGCTATGGCAGCGTTGCGCGCCTGTAAGGAGAAGTACCAGGGTGTTGCTCGGAAAGGAGTCGAGGCCATTGAGCTGAAGCTGCAGGGATATGAGTCTGTTGAGATCGCAAATCTCTACGGGACCACCGTCAATAATGTCAATGCATGGATCTCGCGAGCCCGCAGCAAGCTCCGGAACGAACCTGCCCTGATGGGAATTTTGTGCTGA
- a CDS encoding iron-sulfur flavoprotein → MPKIKGADCLVFASPLYFWTVSLKLKAFIERFYCIAEEDPNPPLGRYEKYPVKDCALLMTSGDNFFWTFEQAVSYYKFALSIISASMTKA, encoded by the coding sequence ATGCCTAAGATCAAGGGCGCGGACTGCCTTGTTTTTGCTTCGCCCCTCTACTTCTGGACGGTTTCCTTAAAGCTGAAAGCGTTTATAGAACGCTTCTACTGCATAGCCGAGGAAGACCCGAATCCGCCGCTCGGCAGATATGAGAAATATCCGGTTAAAGACTGCGCACTTCTGATGACCTCTGGCGACAACTTCTTCTGGACATTTGAACAGGCAGTTTCCTACTACAAGTTTGCACTGTCAATTATATCGGCTTCCATGACAAAGGCATGA
- a CDS encoding MarR family transcriptional regulator: MKTNGGFLVTKIKQLGDRIFEKILSEKNIDAFNGAQGRILYVLWQEDGISIRSLSVKCGLAITSLTTMLERMENQGLISRVQSETDKRKTLLFLTEKAHALKGEYDSVSDEMGSIYYKGFSEEEITRFEECLDRIRKNLEEWQKS; this comes from the coding sequence ATGAAAACAAATGGCGGATTTCTTGTCACCAAAATAAAACAGCTTGGTGACCGGATTTTTGAGAAGATTCTCAGCGAAAAAAATATCGATGCGTTTAATGGAGCCCAGGGGCGTATTCTTTATGTGTTGTGGCAGGAGGATGGAATCTCAATCAGGTCACTCTCGGTCAAATGCGGATTAGCGATAACATCTCTTACGACGATGCTGGAAAGAATGGAAAATCAAGGGCTGATAAGCCGTGTTCAGTCTGAAACGGACAAAAGGAAAACCCTCCTGTTTCTGACCGAGAAAGCACATGCCTTAAAGGGCGAGTACGATTCTGTATCTGATGAGATGGGCAGCATTTACTACAAAGGTTTTTCAGAGGAAGAAATTACCCGGTTTGAGGAATGCCTCGACCGCATCAGAAAGAATCTTGAGGAGTGGCAGAAGTCATGA
- a CDS encoding radical SAM domain-containing protein — MSICIKDQIQNMNIVIGCTVGCAYCYARNNVKRWHMIDDFADPEFFPGKLRMMEKKRPQNFLLTGMSDLSGWKPEWRDEVFAKIRENPQHQFLFLTKRPDLLDFDTDLENAWFGVTVTRKAELWRIDALRKNVRAKHYHVTFEPLFDDPGTVDLFGINWIVVGTMTGAQSRKIHTEPEWAWSLTDQAHALGIPVFMKEDLVPIIGDENMIQEMPEEFNKVLGVQRSWQK, encoded by the coding sequence ATGAGTATTTGTATCAAAGATCAGATTCAGAACATGAATATCGTCATTGGCTGCACAGTGGGGTGTGCATATTGCTATGCCCGCAACAATGTGAAACGCTGGCATATGATTGATGACTTCGCTGACCCTGAATTCTTTCCGGGTAAGCTCAGGATGATGGAAAAGAAACGTCCGCAGAACTTTCTTCTTACCGGCATGAGCGATCTCTCCGGATGGAAGCCGGAATGGAGAGACGAGGTATTTGCAAAGATCCGTGAAAATCCACAGCATCAGTTCCTGTTCCTTACCAAGCGCCCCGATCTGCTGGATTTTGATACCGATCTGGAAAATGCATGGTTTGGCGTTACGGTGACGAGGAAAGCCGAACTGTGGCGTATCGACGCCCTTCGGAAAAACGTCAGAGCAAAACATTACCATGTTACCTTTGAGCCGTTATTCGACGATCCCGGCACAGTTGACCTTTTCGGAATCAACTGGATTGTTGTCGGCACTATGACCGGGGCTCAGAGTAGGAAGATTCATACGGAGCCGGAATGGGCATGGTCTCTGACGGATCAGGCACACGCACTCGGCATTCCGGTGTTTATGAAGGAAGACCTTGTCCCTATCATAGGGGATGAAAATATGATTCAGGAAATGCCGGAGGAATTCAATAAAGTGTTAGGGGTACAGAGATCATGGCAGAAGTAA
- a CDS encoding radical SAM domain-containing protein: MAEVIDGILIREVETKNIMTKSGLPVGGYSVNPYVGCTHACKYCYASFMKRFTGHTEEWGTFLDVKHWPEIKNPKKYAGQRVVIGSVTDGYNPQEEQFGNTRKLLEQLIGSDADILICTKSDLVVRDIDLLKNLGRVTVSWSINTLDENFKNDMDSASSIERRIAAMKQVYDAGIRTVCFVSPVFPGITDFEAIFERVKDQCDLFWLENLNLRGGFKKTIMDYIAGKYPDLVPLYDEIYNKHNRSYFEALEVKAEEMAKEYDCPFVDNEMPYGRVPQGHPVIVDYFYHEEIRGTENTGKRNR, translated from the coding sequence ATGGCAGAAGTAATCGATGGAATTCTCATTCGCGAGGTGGAAACAAAGAACATCATGACCAAGTCCGGTCTGCCGGTAGGCGGTTACTCGGTCAATCCTTATGTAGGCTGTACACATGCCTGCAAGTATTGCTATGCTTCTTTTATGAAGCGCTTTACCGGACACACGGAGGAATGGGGCACTTTCCTTGATGTGAAGCATTGGCCGGAAATTAAAAATCCGAAGAAATATGCCGGACAGCGTGTGGTCATCGGTTCTGTGACGGATGGCTACAATCCACAGGAAGAGCAATTCGGGAATACCAGAAAACTTCTGGAGCAGCTGATCGGCAGTGACGCAGATATTTTGATCTGCACAAAGTCTGATCTTGTGGTACGGGATATTGATCTGCTGAAGAACCTTGGACGAGTGACCGTTTCATGGTCGATCAACACACTGGATGAAAATTTCAAGAACGATATGGACTCTGCTTCGAGCATTGAGCGGCGCATCGCTGCTATGAAGCAAGTATATGATGCAGGTATCCGTACAGTCTGTTTCGTATCCCCGGTATTCCCCGGTATCACGGATTTTGAAGCGATCTTTGAGCGGGTAAAGGATCAGTGCGATCTGTTCTGGCTCGAAAACCTCAATCTTCGGGGCGGCTTCAAAAAGACGATCATGGATTATATCGCCGGAAAATATCCTGATCTTGTACCGCTTTACGATGAGATCTATAACAAGCATAACCGCAGCTACTTTGAAGCGCTTGAAGTAAAAGCTGAGGAAATGGCTAAGGAGTATGATTGTCCCTTTGTGGATAATGAAATGCCTTATGGAAGAGTCCCTCAGGGACATCCGGTGATTGTGGATTATTTCTATCACGAGGAAATCCGAGGGACAGAAAATACCGGAAAAAGAAATCGCTAA
- a CDS encoding acetyltransferase, with translation MVFKEIVDDKMLYMDLLLLADEQEDMIHRYLEKGTMYVLDDNGVKAECIVTDEGNAILEIKNIAVMPEYQGCGYGKALINFLIHRYTGKYSIMQVGTGDSALTVPFYEKCGFTRSHCIPNFFTDHYDHPIFECGVQLVDMIYLQRQL, from the coding sequence ATGGTGTTCAAAGAAATTGTTGATGATAAGATGCTTTATATGGACTTATTGTTGCTGGCAGATGAGCAGGAAGATATGATTCACCGCTATCTTGAAAAGGGAACCATGTATGTACTTGATGATAATGGCGTGAAAGCAGAGTGTATCGTTACCGATGAGGGAAACGCGATTCTTGAAATCAAGAATATTGCTGTAATGCCAGAATATCAGGGCTGCGGTTACGGAAAAGCCCTAATTAACTTCTTAATTCACCGATATACAGGGAAATACTCTATTATGCAAGTAGGGACAGGAGATAGTGCGTTGACTGTTCCGTTTTATGAGAAATGCGGTTTTACACGCTCTCATTGCATCCCTAATTTCTTTACTGACCATTATGACCATCCGATATTTGAGTGTGGTGTTCAACTTGTTGACATGATATATTTGCAAAGGCAGTTATAA
- a CDS encoding site-specific recombinases, whose translation MRPITRYYDSQNEYTSPLSGSPYYRNSGIIYAVDRCGSKYAVSRVDFERYDDQNFQYIFSPEWSVIDTLPASIFQGIPGLDMSMRLERYYRVNMTPYFISERTPSEGREDLWELLEAVGLDYYDRFEWLLRTNMRCGTDNLIVERAEEVRHISFESVKSLPDNLQPSDCVAIKGLQSIATTPHQLRKNLLQILRSGAAIWDEAEGRHLSEAECSLLLNLLMLQESMENKQNKKRHQAGVDRAKSDGKYVGRKKIAVDKNLFRQVAEDFRAHKVSEEEAMSRTGIASRSTFYRRLKEI comes from the coding sequence ATGAGGCCCATTACCCGTTATTACGATAGTCAAAATGAATATACAAGCCCTTTGTCAGGTAGTCCCTACTACCGGAATAGCGGCATCATTTATGCTGTAGATCGTTGTGGCAGCAAGTATGCCGTGAGCCGCGTAGATTTCGAGCGCTATGATGATCAGAACTTCCAGTATATCTTCTCTCCTGAATGGAGCGTGATCGACACCCTTCCGGCATCCATCTTTCAAGGGATTCCTGGGCTGGATATGTCCATGCGCCTGGAGAGATATTATCGTGTCAATATGACCCCTTACTTCATTTCCGAGCGAACCCCCAGCGAAGGTCGTGAGGACCTCTGGGAACTCCTCGAAGCGGTTGGGCTGGACTACTATGATCGCTTTGAATGGTTGCTCCGAACCAATATGCGTTGCGGAACCGACAATCTGATCGTTGAACGAGCAGAAGAAGTTCGACACATTTCCTTCGAGTCTGTTAAGAGCCTCCCAGATAATCTTCAGCCCAGCGATTGCGTCGCCATCAAGGGTCTTCAGAGCATTGCAACAACCCCGCATCAGCTTCGTAAGAACCTCCTACAGATTCTTAGGAGTGGGGCTGCAATTTGGGATGAAGCCGAGGGCCGGCATCTGAGTGAAGCAGAGTGCAGCTTACTGCTGAACCTGCTTATGCTTCAAGAGTCTATGGAGAACAAGCAGAATAAGAAGCGCCATCAGGCCGGTGTCGATCGAGCCAAAAGTGATGGGAAGTATGTTGGGCGAAAGAAGATTGCCGTCGATAAAAATCTGTTTCGACAAGTCGCAGAAGACTTCCGTGCTCATAAAGTATCCGAAGAGGAGGCAATGAGTCGGACAGGTATCGCCTCAAGATCAACTTTCTACCGACGCCTAAAGGAAATCTAA
- a CDS encoding DNA-binding helix-turn-helix protein encodes MHMKQFPVIDPVATGKNNIRLRTERGMTVRDLQVYFGFEEPQAIYKWQQGKSLPSVDNLYALGALFEVPMEDILVSRTSKLNLMICEQQAVACCSPLFMGELLRLSQIRQRAKIASTIFAKAMRSPAP; translated from the coding sequence ATGCACATGAAGCAGTTTCCGGTTATTGATCCCGTTGCAACCGGAAAGAACAACATCCGCCTGCGCACGGAGCGTGGAATGACGGTTCGGGATCTGCAGGTCTATTTCGGCTTTGAGGAGCCGCAAGCGATTTACAAATGGCAGCAAGGAAAGAGCCTGCCTTCCGTTGATAATCTGTATGCTCTCGGCGCGTTGTTTGAAGTACCTATGGAGGATATCCTGGTATCTCGGACATCAAAACTGAATCTGATGATTTGTGAGCAGCAGGCCGTAGCCTGCTGCTCGCCTCTATTTATGGGAGAACTGCTCCGACTATCACAGATACGGCAGAGAGCCAAGATCGCTTCGACCATTTTTGCCAAGGCCATGCGCTCGCCGGCTCCCTGA
- a CDS encoding DNA topoisomerase 4 subunit B encodes MGRFINLGIAIVNTSYIIRVEMESDGRAEIYMSDGTMFRCDHFDASQLYGTNEKKEGATSLHLQEELRYDQSHSMST; translated from the coding sequence ATGGGTAGATTTATCAACCTCGGTATCGCGATTGTCAACACCAGCTACATTATCCGTGTGGAGATGGAATCCGATGGCAGAGCGGAAATCTATATGTCCGATGGTACGATGTTTCGCTGCGATCACTTCGATGCCTCCCAATTATATGGCACAAATGAAAAGAAAGAGGGTGCGACCTCGTTGCATCTGCAAGAGGAACTCCGATATGACCAATCACACTCCATGTCTACTTGA
- a CDS encoding sortase has protein sequence MKLKHLLTLCCMLTMALGMASSASAADYSFETSANPVYYGSTNYEDLYDAGYNYGARNQIDYDIPEIRYGLSQEFLETSLNNPYLSSGIQYGLSGGSATTVYPESDFSNSSIISGGSLIEVLYQPSVTITDLKQKDGSIGKVSIDRVSLSCKVYEGATDSSMSKGAGHYTSSGIYTGNIGLFGHNRGSHAYFAKLKNVKIGDIVEYKTAIGTKTYQVTFVGSISYTDYSYLNEMGDNRITLITCIANQPSLRLCVQAVEIR, from the coding sequence ATGAAACTCAAACACCTTTTGACCCTGTGCTGCATGTTGACTATGGCCCTCGGCATGGCGAGCTCTGCCAGTGCCGCAGACTACTCGTTCGAAACCTCGGCCAATCCCGTCTACTACGGCAGCACCAACTACGAAGATCTGTATGATGCAGGCTACAACTACGGCGCCCGCAACCAGATCGACTACGACATTCCAGAAATCCGGTACGGCCTAAGCCAGGAGTTCCTGGAGACCTCGCTCAATAACCCCTATCTGAGCAGCGGTATCCAGTATGGCCTGAGCGGTGGATCCGCAACGACTGTATATCCGGAGTCCGATTTCAGCAATTCCAGCATCATCTCTGGTGGCAGCCTAATCGAAGTTCTGTATCAGCCCTCTGTCACCATTACTGATCTGAAACAGAAAGATGGCAGCATCGGCAAAGTCTCGATCGACCGTGTCAGCCTGAGCTGCAAGGTGTATGAAGGCGCTACTGACAGCTCAATGTCCAAAGGAGCTGGTCACTATACCTCGTCTGGCATCTATACCGGCAACATTGGTCTGTTCGGCCACAATCGTGGCAGCCATGCCTATTTTGCTAAGCTGAAGAATGTGAAGATCGGTGACATCGTGGAGTACAAGACCGCGATCGGCACCAAGACCTACCAAGTGACTTTTGTCGGGTCCATCTCCTATACCGACTATTCGTACCTGAATGAGATGGGAGATAACCGAATTACCTTGATCACTTGTATCGCTAACCAGCCCTCTCTGCGTCTGTGCGTGCAGGCAGTAGAGATTCGATAA
- a CDS encoding stage V sporulation protein AC: MDMTNQDYGKLVNQYSQSSPLGKNMVWAFLVGGAICTAGQGLSNLYQNWGMDQDAAGGAVSITLILAAALLTGLGWFDKLAKRAGAGTLVPITGFANAMVSPALEFKSED; the protein is encoded by the coding sequence ATGGATATGACGAATCAGGACTATGGAAAACTGGTCAACCAATACTCTCAGTCCTCCCCTCTGGGGAAAAATATGGTGTGGGCCTTTTTGGTGGGCGGCGCTATCTGTACCGCGGGGCAGGGGCTGTCCAACCTCTATCAGAACTGGGGGATGGATCAGGATGCAGCCGGCGGCGCCGTCTCCATCACCCTGATCCTGGCGGCGGCGCTGCTGACCGGGCTTGGGTGGTTTGACAAGCTGGCCAAGCGGGCGGGGGCCGGAACCCTGGTGCCCATCACCGGTTTTGCCAACGCCATGGTCTCCCCCGCTCTGGAGTTCAAAAGCGAGGATTGA